DNA from Plectropomus leopardus isolate mb chromosome 11, YSFRI_Pleo_2.0, whole genome shotgun sequence:
gtgcaagtaTATATATACTACATACATAAAAGTtattgtgaatgtgtgaatttatgtaatgtttttactgTTCCCAGTTATAATAAATGGTgccattttggcaatttttattttggcaggccagcaggtttggaaagcatgttttcttaaaaaatcacaaaaataaaataataataataatagcacaGATAAGTCAACCTCCACTTACACGCCACAaggagataataataataatataataataataataataataataataaagaaaaaatttcaaagaatttgtttattttaaatcaccacaaatttaaaggaaaaagccaaaaaaaaatgggcTTTTTCCAGGTTAAGCCCccaatgtcttcaaatcctagaaatgccctcgGTTTTAACTAATTTCACTTTATTCTTACAATATGTTTTAGTTCATTCTGTTTTAAGCCCActtgttatttacattttgtcaaataatttgAATATGTGGTCATGTCTCTTATGTGCGGACTTTgcactaatgactaaggagaaatctcgACCCAGTGGTGTTTGTCACACTTCAGCTAATATCTGAAGTTACTGACTGTGCTGTTTCTGTGTTGGGTTGGACTCTCCCTGTGACTCAGTGTGtccatgtctgtctctgtctctctctaggGAGTGGTGGTGACACCAGACATCCAGCCAGCTGCTAGCGGAAGTTCCTCCCCTCAGCCCGACATCTCATTTTGCCCCAGAGACTCCTTCTCCTCAACTCCAAACTCCACACACCAAGTCAGCGCTGTCAGTGACACAACCAGACAGCAAGCAGAGAGCAACAGGTACTGTTTAGTTTCTGTGCTTTCACTGgtagaaataatttttaagtcCTGGCCCCTCCGGGGTCGAAATGATTTTGTTGAGTGAGGGTCCCCTCTATGTCTTAACTGTTTGGtagcaaacaaaagaaaaatgcctaCAAGCTGCTGTGTGTTGGGATGCACAACCAACAATGTAGTTTTTATAAACTGCCAAACCCAAACATTGAACTTTTAAGAGTAGTGAGCGATCAGCAGAGAGAATGGGGGAAAGTGTGCcattttcagcaaatattttgctaatttgaCAGACAAACTGTAGAAGTTGATACTAAATGACCTCTCTGGGAGACATAAGGtgctaaaatatacatttgactTGCTGATATCAAATATATTTAGCTTGCTACAGCCACTTTGGAAGTGCTTCACCATTCAGTTACATACTGTGACTCTGAGAGTTTCCCtgcaaagagattcaaaaataagacacacacatcctgtagtgggtgctggatccaagataaaccaaaatgtgaaaagataGAGGTCCGCACACCGTGGAGCtccccttaaaggattttattttgcGAAATAAGTGACCAAAACGCTCTTCTTATAAGTTTTTTGACTTGTAATTTTTCTATTGCCATcttaaatacagaataaataaataatatacatagtgtgtaaaaagaaaaagcatcttCAAAAAAGCAGCTTGTCTCTGTGCAAGTATGTGTGTAGATAAATAACAGTGTGTCTATACATTTAGAACATACACAGaatatatgcaaaaaatatatttgacaatATAATTTTTCTATCTTCATATTGAttgtcaaatttattttttgcatgtattcTGTGCTATAATACTATTTATTCTCACTATGTTTTATgtgatttgtatttgtatttactaCCTCACCTAAGATTGAATGACCTCAGCTGTTTTGAGTCACGTGATTGTTGACATGTATTTAAGATGGCAACTCAGTAGAAAACTAACAAGTGTGGGAAAAGCGTTTTGGCTCGAAACGTCActtattttgcagaataaaatcctttaaaggGAGCTTCCGGGTGTGCTGAGAGTTTCCCTCCCATGGTAGGCGTTGCTTCCAGCTTTCATGTTGCGCTCTGTCTCTCTATGGGTTAACATTCTCCTGAATCAGTCAAATTTGTTGACTGATTTGTTAAATTTGCCCTTCAACACCAGGGATGTGTTTGCATTGGCTGATATATATGACCTGATTTtacagggaggaggagaaagggacAGTCACTGTGATGACCAAACCTGACACTGAGGACGAGGACGCAGTGAAACAGTctcccacagcagcagcggACGGGGTGTGTTGACTAACAGCCATGCCTCACGCAGTTACTCGCGCTCTCTGAGCCACATCAGTGAAAGCAGCGCTGATGGCATCGTGTTGACCGACAGGTCGGCCGAAGCAGGAGAGGTGATGTCTTTGGCGTCAGGGCTTTCCATCAATGACATTGAAATGGAGATGTCCGTCAGAACTCCTGAGCCGTCCAGCTCTGCCCCCACAGACACCGAGCTGTCAGCAAGGCTCGGTGTCGTTGACgaaaacacagcagctgacGCTGTCACACATCAACACCAAAACACATCCAGCTCTGTCCCAACATCCTCCTCTCGCAGGACCGAAGGAGCGGACCCTAACACTCCGTCACAAATGAACTCACAGCCAGAGTGCAGCACGCTCCCGAGAGCGCTGATGTGATGTATGTAGCCCGGCGGGTGtcggtggaggaggagctgccGGGCGCAGGAGCAGAATGTCCCTCCAGACAGGGCGACGGTCCAGTGGACAGTGGGCTGGAGGACGCCCTGGCAGCTTTGGTGTCCTCTTTGGATGATTACAGAGGACAGTTCCCTGAGTTACAGCTGCTGGAACAAGAACTAAAGCTGCTGCAGGTTACACTAAAGGTGAGGATGGAGCATGTGTGAGTAATTCAGTTaagttttattcataaagcccattatcacaaatcacagcaACATCATTCTGTCCTTCGACCCTCATAGTGGATAAGAAAAGAACCTCACGAGCTGTAGCCGTGTTGAACTCTGCAGCGGCACTGAAATTCCTgaaaacagccatttttttgactaATCTCAGGAAGACCCGTTCAGaaatgtctgtaccaaattcTGACAAGTTTGATAAAAATATCTGCTTGCAGCTGATTTCGGGAAATTACTTTAACTCCCCTCGTACATACGGAAAGTCTTTATATGGAATGTTATCTCCTTTGAACAAGGTTGTTATCTCCTCCCTCGaagataaactaaaaaaataaactataaagtACTGAATAGTTTATCTTCTATGCTGGTCTTGCGGGTAGTGCTGGTTTTCTGCCagcactgaaaatattaaaaaaatgtcaccctGCCTTTTATGGCTTTGCATagtctgactgtgtgttttcctgttgtgtaactgtatgtgtgtgtgtgtgtgtgtgtgtgtgtgtgtgtagggtggTAGGCACAGCCGTTCACCCAGCGTGGTCAGCCTCACAGTGGAAACAGCTCTGGGCAGCTTTGACTTCCTCAATGCGTCTGACTGggaggaggacgaagaggagAAGGCGGACAAGAGGAGTAGAAATGGCAGGTCAGTGCTGACAACATCTTCAACATCTTTCAGCTGCAAGAGCGAGGGCGCAGGAATCTCCTACTGCGTTTAAAAAAGTTGAGCTGCATGTTAAACTCTAAAATAACTGATTATTGACGGGTTCATATGTTTATAAATCATGGATTTATCTGACAAGGATTCATGGGTAACAGTTAGCCTAGATTGTGTGctgtaaattaattattttttttttacaaataggTTGATTTAtcttttctaataattttgtggaatttgttttgacgtgtttttcagacattttttaatttttgagaaaaaaaaacgaaatacATTGTCAAACTATAATCGCCACTTAGCAGTAACTCTGAGTACTTTCTAGGGGTACACAGAAGTCCAATGTGTTGGTGAATTACTGAAAGTAACCAGATGCTCTAGAGAACAAAGTTTGCATATACCACACTGTTCATCAGATGTAATATAGATAAGATAAaccctttattagtcccacagtggggaaattcacaATGTTACAGCAGTTATGAGAAGAAACAGCTGAAGAACAatacaactgtaaaaaaaaaatatatatagatatatatatatatatataaacaaatatatatataatatatatatctatatatatatatatatatatatatatatatatatatatataatatatatatatatatataaaaactagGTGCCaagcatgatttaaaaaaaaacaaggtgcaaaaattACAAGGTGCCAACTCAAATggtatagatatatatataaaataatttcccaaataaataaataaaataaataaataacttctCTGATTTTGCACAACTTAATTTGTTCAGGGAGGAtcgagctgctgctgttgaagTGTCTCATTGTTATTAAAGTATGTTGCTGCCACCTAGTGGACCGATGTTGCACCTCCTTCATTAAACTGGTATTAGAGAGCATGTGAGCAAAATCTCTTCCACTTTCATAacttcataacaaaaaaaatgaactatgGCTTCATGAAGATTTATTTTCTCGGCTCAGTGTCTCAAACTGTTTGCcacctcttgtttttgtttacgtATCTCATCACTGCAAGTATCAGCAGATTTTAATGGTGACTGGGGAAACACTGATACCACAGTGTTTCAGCCTGTGTAGATTATGAATCTTAAAGCTTTACATTTTGTACAGAGCTGATTCCAGTGAATTGTTTCTCCCTACATCATTGTGTAACACTAATACTGATTATGTGCTGCCTGTTTTATATCGTCTGTTATcttgtgcgtctgtgtgtgccATACTGAGGGGTTTAAAACTGAAGTGACTTGAACTGTGCATTCAGATGCTGGATCCAGTCGACCCCTGACATCAACAGGGTTCATAAAATCTTTGCATAATTCTCTGGACGTCATTGAAAATTACTCTTGTATGTCTGCAGGTCTCTGCAGGACAGAGGCTGGGACagcccctcctccccctcttccccCCTCACCACAGGCTGCTCCACATTAGACCGCTCCCTGGTGGTCCACTTGAAGAACTGCAGCACACAGCTGTTGGTAGGAGACCCTCAACATTGTCCTCAAGTTATTTCACACACTTCAGTAGAGGTCTATAGCTGCCTTAGCGCTcatgctgtgacatttttacctttaatcagaatcagaatcagaaatactttattgatccctgaggggaaattgcctttagttacagatgctcccattcaaagtcttaaaagaagtaggaaagtatagaatatatcaataaaatttaaacataagtactaatataaaataaatatatctaaacactaaaataaaaatataaatgtacattttgttctCGTTTCTACAAAATATTCTACAACATTTGAATATAGAATATTACACATGGATGTAGTTATTGCATGGGATTATTGAATAATTGGGTCCGTCAAGGCTCCAATTTAACAGAAATCCCTTCTATGTCAATCTGTCTTTGACGAAAGCAGCACCTTATAGATGGATAGAggacaaaattaattttattatcatcTGAAAAAGCAGGATGAtggagctgtttttttatggttgtGTTTATAATGGTAAATTATAATAACCCTAATAAAACCATTAACATCAATATAACAGAGTTTCCCGGATCGTTAAAAGGCAAAACGCATTGAattaattcatctaaaaataaatgcttaatTGGTTTTCAATTGATCTTTGAAAAGTCTTAGaaatttttatgattttatttatttattttttttttttgtctgacgttgcattttaaaatctaaaaaaaaaatcccagtacccttttttattatatatatatatatatatataatttaataaattccttttcttaaactcatcatgatgggaatccGAGTGGTAGATTGAGAAAActgagcagaaataaacatattccCTCCTCTGTTAGTAAACCAAATAGataattttatgataatataagaTGCTCATTGTCCTCCTTTTGTTCTACtctaaaaaaaagctgtgttttttaacatttgatgtTAATAaactaactttttcactggataaaaaagtcagtttatGCTActataaacatttgggcaaagtaaaataatccttcagtgtttgttattaggaaattggtcttaaactttATTCCAAGAGCAATCAAAAAAGTCTCAGAAAGTCTTAAATCTGCCTTGcattaagctgtaggaaccctgtgtaATAAAACCATGAAGTGATAAGAGCTATAAGTATCAAACCATAAACAAAACTAAGGGTTCGGGTTGGGTTTGGAAAGGGGAACACAGTCTCCAACACAACACCGAATTTACCCacaattaaactgatttttttttttttttttttaaaaagtcttatatAAGGACCTTACTCACATCGCGATTAATACGTTAACGCCGACAGCCCTAAATCAGAGAAATGCATTcttaaaaaagcagcagtagCAGTTCTAGTTTCAGTAATTGAATAATTGTGATTGTTGAAATTAAACATGAAGCAGTAGCAGTTGTGTTATAATTATGATGATAGTtgtaaaagtaaatgttttagTAGTAAACagattttatgcaaaaacacaaattaaggtTAGtcctttttgaaaaactttttagtATAATCACTAAAACTGCATCTTATCATACATGAGTGTTTTTGAAAACTTACTGTCGTGTCACAGTTTACTTGAGTAAAGTGAAATATGCCGTATCATGTCTGCAGTGTCTGGGTATGTTTGGTCCACTGCGGTGTGGAGAGATGTACGCCTTGGACAGACTGCTGAGAGAGGCTCGAGTCCTCGAAGTCATCCGACGCATCTCCAGGGACAACCCGAGACGCCCCAGACAGCCTGCTGAGGGTGAGCTCCAGTGTACACGAGCCCGAGCCTTTACTCTCTGTGTCTGAACATGACGTGTGATCATCAGTCACAATGTTTGCAGCTTTGTTGTCCTTGATTTAATTCTATATCTATTTCTGTGTATGTACATCAAGAGCGCAAAAAGTCAGAGTTCAATTCCAAGTATGTGCGCTCACTTGGCCCTTAAAGCTGATTCTGACGTCAAGTGACAAACCAAAACCTTAATACGTCTTTTCTGCTGAGCCGTCGATGTTGTTTAGTGACCTTCAGAAATGAGCAAACCAAAGATTAAATTCAGATCAGtgtgtaaaatggtaaaatggaagagatgggttttttttcgaGGACAGTTACTATTTCATTGTCCTTTTCTTGGTATTATGTagtctgtttttacactttctggTTGAAAGAAAtagtgtcattttggtgatttttatttctggGGGCCCACAGGTTTGacaggcatgtttttttgttcttgtaaatcaacaaaaagttccaaagaaaaaaggcaaaaaattaagagaaaaagaaaattgccaaaaacataacaaaatcaccaaaaataaggcaaaacaataattgccaaaaacttttgaagaaaaaaatggcaaaagatttataggaaaaaatgcaaaaatttgaaagaaaacaaaaggcaaacagtttaaagaaaataaaatagccAGATGTTTctaaaaatccccccaaaaaattaaagaaaaaaggatttgggctatttttgttttgttttgcctaCAGAGGTCCGGGATAGGCTCCCAATGTCTTCAGATCCCTGAAACGCCCCTGCCTTTAACTAACTGCACCGACTGACAGGGGAATGAAATGTTCCCACTGGTGCGCAGAGCCATTTAAACGCGGCAGTAATTGTAGttgtaaaactaaaactaagttaaccctctcttctcttcctctcttcttacTCTGTGTTATCTTCCTCCGTCACAGTGGTACCACAGCTGGGCCTGTGCCTGGGTGCTGTGTCACTATGGCAACAGTGTGTGGGGCAGGGCAGCGTGTACAGCACGTCTGCTGAAAACTTCCTGGTTACGTTATCGACAGTTTACTCCAGAATGCTGCCTGAGAAGGCCAGCAGCATGGCCAACACAGGTGCGTCAGCATCTGCATGTGCACAGTACacgtgagagtgtgtgtgtgccatgttAACAcccgtgtgtgtttgtccagtATTCTTGAGTCTGATTGAGCGAGTGCTGGATCAGAGGTTACCACGGCGGGGCGGCAACAGAGAGGGAGTGATGGTGACGCTGTTCCAGCTGTGGAGTTACCTGGAGGCTAACAGCATCAGCGACATGGAAACACACATCACTGAGCTGGCAGAAGAAggtaaaatacaaacacacgcacacacacacacaaatgcagctAAAGGCATACAGAGAGGACTTATGATGGGTTAAACTCCCTCCAACAGTGTGGTTGGTGCAGAGCCTGGCGTCATGTGACCAGGATGTGATCGTCCACACACTGCGGCGTCCTGCAGAGTGCAGCCTGAGGAGAGAAGGACTTCACGCTGTGGCCAAATTACTGAAAGACCCCCGAGGCAAAGTGTCGGCGTCTGCCAGCTCTGTGCTGAGGAGCCTGGCTGCCCAGcccagacagagagagcaggtgACACTagatactctgtgtgtgtttgtgtgtgtgtgtgtgtttgtgtgtgtgtgtgtgtgtgtgtgtattttataagtatttattatttacatgttcgaaaaaaatgtctattaaATTATTACTAAATTGTCCTTTTTTATAACATTCTCTGTGACCCCAGTAGTCCTCTGATTAGGCCCAGTAACCAGGCCCGAGCCCACATAAACCTGCACAGTTTCTGTCTGAGCAGTTTTGGGCGACTGGTCGACTCGTTTTGAGATTTGTGAGTGTGtaatgacctgtactgcagaaGTCAGCACTgtttcctttcctcctcctcctcctcctcctcctcctcctcctcctcaggcttTGGTCAACTGTCTGGAGCTGCTGGAAGATGACAACTTGGACACCAGAGTGTGTGGCTGTAAGGCCTTGGCTTGTCTTaaggtacaaacacacacagagattatGTCAAATTCAAAACTGCCTAAATACCATTTTAAGGTTAAATTGATCTAATGGCTTGACAGTGGTAAAGTTAACACTCATAAAAtcgtgtctgtctgtctgtctatctttTGTCTTTCCAGGCCAAAGAAAGTATTGACCAGTTAGTGTATCTCTGTCGGACAGACAAAGACGAAGTCCGAGATGCTGCCAAACAAGCGCTGCTAGTGCTCggtaataataatcatcacaCTAGTTAGAATGACAGCTAAACAATACATTTCTTGGATAAACTGTTATGTGACTGTGAAAATTAGACCAGTGTTAAGAAATAATTTTGTTCTGTATGTAACTTTCAGAGTAATAATTCAGACGCAAACCACTGTTTGGTAAAGATACAGTGGCGTAATGGCGTCCTGAGTAGAGAATGACGTCAGGatacctgtgtgtgttgtagtctgagcttctctgttttttgttgtagtaGAGAGAGTTCCCactgatccttaaaaagtcttaagagGCTTTAAATTAACTTATCTAAATATAAGGCCTTAATTagtgttaaaatgtcttaaatcaatatttcaaaagtcttgaaaatgcAAAGACGTCGGAAGtagtttattaatttttttttttgctgacgttgcattgtaaaatttcaaaatgatgGGTaatatccattttttaaaataatttaacaattgCCTCTCTCATTAACACCACAAAGATCAGGATAGAAGAAGaaagttttattgattttttttttcaacagttgaAGACTGTTCGACTTTTTAACTTGTACCTTCAtagtaccttttatacagaacggTGAGCCGGCGTAATGACGTAATAATCCAGCACATTTGCAGTTGTTAAGCTCTGTTTATGGAGTTATGAATTTCACATACTGAGCTCCTTACAATGACTTTGGTCGGCCTGCTGTTTCTTATATACTTACTCTAACTAAAGTGacttaaatctatttttttgtgttttttcatgattgattttttttttattccattcaTTGCTATATTTGTG
Protein-coding regions in this window:
- the ripor1 gene encoding LOW QUALITY PROTEIN: rho family-interacting cell polarization regulator 1 (The sequence of the model RefSeq protein was modified relative to this genomic sequence to represent the inferred CDS: inserted 1 base in 1 codon; deleted 2 bases in 1 codon), whose product is MYSGYGGSPSRTLSTMSLSARPSRRLTTRSITRSQSFTGVNTYDKPYRSLSVFSTPGLSRKPSRASRMFTMSTKSNPPPKVPQPERLDQVYEALKKGLQSYLQVYQTDLDSLSRQMKESKRNSRLGFLYELDKQVKVTERYIRRLEFHLSKIEELYEAYCLQRRLRDGANKMVKAYTASPGSKEAKESLAEANKGYKEYTENMCVLENELENQLGEFHIKMKGLAGFARLCAGDQYEIFMRYGRQRWKLRGRMEINARQVWDSEEMVFVPLISEFLSVKVTELKSLANHVVVGSVSCETKDLFAALPQTVAVDINDLGTIKLSLEVTWNPFDKDDQGSVASTVNKAPSVSKRFSTIFNQSPPDTPSLREQAFYNMLRRHEELENGTAWSNSSESSDDSSSPRLSVGGQRNSTPHKGVVVTPDIQPAASGSSSPQPDISFCPRDSFSSTPNSTHQVSAVSDTTRQQAESNREEEKGTVTVMTKPDTEDEDAVKQSPTAAADGVLTNSHASRSYSRSLSHISESSADGIVLTDRSAEAGEVMSLASGLSINDIEMEMSVRTPEPSSSAPTDTELSARLGVVDENTAADAVTHQHQNTSSSVPTSSSRRTEGADPNTPSQMNSQPECSTXPESADVMYVARRVSVEEELPGAGAECPSRQGDGPVDSGLEDALAALVSSLDDYRGQFPELQLLEQELKLLQVTLKGGRHSRSPSVVSLTVETALGSFDFLNASDWEEDEEEKADKRSRNGRSLQDRGWDSPSSPSSPLTTGCSTLDRSLVVHLKNCSTQLLCLGMFGPLRCGEMYALDRLLREARVLEVIRRISRDNPRRPRQPAEVVPQLGLCLGAVSLWQQCVGQGSVYSTSAENFLVTLSTVYSRMLPEKASSMANTVFLSLIERVLDQRLPRRGGNREGVMVTLFQLWSYLEANSISDMETHITELAEEVWLVQSLASCDQDVIVHTLRRPAECSLRREGLHAVAKLLKDPRGKVSASASSVLRSLAAQPRQREQALVNCLELLEDDNLDTRVCGCKALACLKAKESIDQLVYLCRTDKDEVRDAAKQALLVLGEEGKMAHRHVETSQDGIPRLFAPGSMASTAF